A portion of the Bacteroidota bacterium genome contains these proteins:
- a CDS encoding RNA polymerase sigma factor has translation MNAIEFDTKIQGLSRFLRPFALKLTRDAEDADDLMQETMLKAITNREKFADGTNLKAWLYTIMKNTFITQYHRMVRRNTFIDTTENLHYINSPGSVTENGSAGSFAMEDINEAIANLKDEYREPFMMHFKGFKYHEIAEYFDIPIGTVKNRIHIARKFLKDDLGSYQFEN, from the coding sequence ATGAATGCAATTGAGTTTGACACAAAGATACAAGGCCTGTCGAGGTTCCTTCGTCCGTTTGCACTGAAGCTCACACGTGATGCCGAAGATGCCGATGACCTGATGCAGGAGACCATGCTCAAGGCCATTACCAACCGTGAGAAATTTGCCGATGGCACCAACCTCAAGGCTTGGCTCTACACCATCATGAAGAACACCTTCATCACCCAGTACCACAGGATGGTGAGAAGGAATACCTTCATTGATACAACTGAAAACCTTCACTATATCAATTCTCCCGGAAGCGTAACGGAGAATGGGTCTGCAGGCAGCTTTGCGATGGAAGACATCAATGAAGCCATTGCAAACCTGAAAGACGAATACCGCGAACCCTTCATGATGCATTTCAAGGGTTTTAAGTACCACGAGATCGCTGAATATTTTGATATCCCCATTGGAACGGTCAAAAATCGTATTCACATCGCCCGCAAGTTTCTGAAGGACGATTTGGGAAGCTATCAATTTGAGAATTAA
- a CDS encoding MerR family transcriptional regulator — protein MATYSIRDLENISGIKAHTLRIWEQRYEILQPKRTDTNIRYYDDEDLRLLLSISMLNCNGFKISAIAKMSHDDIHHACQNLHVVSDEFANQINTMSLAMIELDEERFERAIAHSTLRYGFEDTMLKVIYPFFERVGMLWQTGAITPVQEHFVSNLIRQKLIAAIDAQQPAKGDGVPKYALFLPEGELHELSLLFAAFLLRSRGNKVIYLGQNLPEEDLTAVYEVYKPDYFFTILTLVPPKESTQAYLTRLGKTFHRSRFLVAGAAVANIKTTGDNVILLHQPLDLLRYAERG, from the coding sequence TTGGCAACGTACTCCATTCGCGACTTAGAAAATATTTCGGGCATCAAGGCCCACACTTTGCGTATCTGGGAGCAGCGTTACGAAATTTTGCAGCCCAAGCGCACAGATACCAATATCCGTTATTACGACGATGAGGATTTGCGTTTGCTCTTGAGCATCTCGATGCTGAATTGCAACGGATTCAAGATTTCCGCCATCGCGAAGATGTCGCACGACGATATTCACCATGCCTGTCAGAATCTGCACGTGGTGAGTGATGAGTTTGCCAATCAGATCAACACGATGAGTTTGGCGATGATCGAGCTCGACGAGGAACGTTTTGAGCGTGCCATCGCCCACAGCACGTTGCGCTATGGATTCGAAGACACGATGCTCAAGGTGATCTATCCTTTTTTTGAGCGGGTGGGCATGCTTTGGCAGACAGGCGCAATCACGCCGGTTCAGGAGCATTTCGTCAGTAACCTGATTCGTCAGAAGCTGATCGCTGCCATTGATGCGCAACAACCTGCCAAAGGTGACGGCGTGCCTAAATACGCGCTGTTCCTGCCTGAAGGTGAATTGCACGAACTAAGCTTGTTGTTTGCGGCATTTTTGTTGCGTTCCAGGGGCAACAAAGTCATTTACTTGGGTCAAAACCTGCCCGAGGAAGACTTGACGGCCGTTTACGAAGTCTATAAACCGGATTACTTTTTTACCATCCTCACGCTGGTTCCCCCCAAGGAAAGCACGCAAGCCTATTTGACGCGCTTGGGAAAGACCTTTCACCGATCCAGGTTTCTGGTCGCGGGTGCCGCTGTCGCGAATATCAAGACAACGGGCGACAACGTGATTCTCTTGCATCAGCCGCTGGATTTGTTGCGGTACGCCGAGCGCGGCTGA
- a CDS encoding HAD family phosphatase produces MSNPSNSYSGVKNVILDLGGVLYAIDPARTVAGLAALAGPKAQAFEMDHPLLLDLEMGLIAPAEFRVALRKALDSNGSDAELDTAWNALLLGPIPGRMHWVQQLADQFRVVLLSNTNVIHQEIWGPQCADMFELMERTWFSFDLGKRKPNRDIYDFVVDAMGMNAAETLFLDDSRANIEGAAASGWQTGWINSADNAHFESYCLELLNKV; encoded by the coding sequence ATGTCAAATCCTTCGAATTCCTATTCTGGAGTCAAAAATGTGATTTTGGATCTCGGCGGCGTGCTGTATGCCATTGACCCTGCGCGCACTGTCGCCGGCTTGGCTGCCTTGGCAGGTCCAAAAGCACAAGCTTTCGAGATGGACCATCCACTATTGCTGGATTTGGAAATGGGTTTGATTGCCCCGGCTGAATTCAGGGTTGCGCTGCGAAAGGCGCTCGACAGCAATGGGAGCGACGCCGAATTGGATACGGCGTGGAATGCGCTGCTGTTGGGTCCAATTCCGGGGCGAATGCATTGGGTGCAGCAATTGGCGGATCAATTCAGAGTCGTGCTGCTGAGCAACACCAATGTGATTCACCAGGAGATTTGGGGGCCGCAGTGTGCCGATATGTTTGAATTGATGGAACGTACATGGTTTTCTTTTGATCTTGGCAAACGGAAGCCCAACCGTGACATCTACGATTTTGTTGTGGATGCAATGGGGATGAATGCGGCAGAAACGCTGTTTTTGGACGATTCAAGGGCCAATATCGAAGGTGCTGCTGCCTCCGGATGGCAAACTGGCTGGATCAATTCAGCTGACAATGCACATTTCGAATCGTATTGTTTAGAATTGTTGAACAAAGTCTAA